From a single Triplophysa rosa linkage group LG17, Trosa_1v2, whole genome shotgun sequence genomic region:
- the nr2c2 gene encoding nuclear receptor subfamily 2 group C member 2 isoform X3 encodes MSASPQRIQIISTDPSITSPQRIQIVTEQQTGQKIQIVTALDSSLPKQQFILTAPDGSGASKVLLASPESSSAKQLIFATADSMVPSRIQFVTDAVSVERLLGKGGDMSRAQPVEYCLVCGDKASGRHYGAVSCEGCKGFFKRSVRKSLTYSCRSNQDCVVNKHHRNRCQFCRLRKCLEMGMKMDSVQSERKPIDLPREKPANCAASTEKIYIRKDLRSPLIATPTFITEKEAPRSGLLDPGMLVNIQQPLIQADGTLLLATDKTESGQGDLRTLANVVTSLANLNDSLKNGDTTDRQLEDSPSEITRAFDTLAKALNPSEGMEAQSLSEVDGMGGPTIQVISRDHITPLIEVEGPLLTDAHVNFRLTMPSPMPEYLNVHYICESASRLLFLSMHWARSIPAFHALGQECNTALVRACWNELFTLGLAQCTHIMSLSTILAAIVNHLQSSIQDVDKLSSERIKLVMEHIWKLQEFCNSMSKLETDGYEYAYLKAIVLFSPDHPGLSSCSQIEKFQEKAQMELQDYVQKTYPDDTYRLARLLLRLPALRLMSSSITEELFFTGLIGNVPIDSIIPYILKMETADYNSQVTGPSV; translated from the exons ATGAGCGCCTCCCCCCAGCGCATTCAGATCATCTCCACTGACCCGTCCATCACCAGCCCACAGCGAATACAG ATTGTGACTGAACAGCAGACAGGTCAGAAGATTCAGATAGTCACCGCGCTGGACTCGAGTTTGCCCAAACAGCAGTTTATCCTGACGGCACCCGATGGCAGTGGAGCGAGCAAAGTCCTCCTGGCATCACCTGAGAGCAGTAGTGCCAAACAGCTCATCTTTGCCACCGCAGACAGTATGGTGCCCAGCCGAATTCAG TTTGTGACTGATGCAGTGTCAGTGGAGAGGCTTCTTGGCAAAGGAGGAGACATGAGTCGAGCCCAGCCTGTAGAATACTGCCTGGTGTGTGGCGATAAAGCATCAG GGCGGCACTATGGTGCGGTGAGCTGTGAAGGTTGTAAGGGGTTCTTCAAGAGAAGCGTACGCAAGAGTTTGACCTACAGCTGCCGCAGTAACCAGGACTGTGTCGTCAATAAACACCATCGCAACCGCTGCCAGTTCTGCAGACTCAGGAAATGCCTGGAGATGGGCATGAAGATGGACT CTGTACAGAGTGAGCGAAAACCCATTGACCTGCCCAGAGAAAAGCCTGCCAACTGCGCTGCGTCCACAGAGAAGATCTACATCCGCAAAGACCTGCGGAGTCCTCTTATCGCAACACCCACCTTCATCACAGAGAAAGAGGCCCCACG GTCTGGCCTGTTGGACCCTGGGATGCTGGTCAATATCCAACAACCTTTAATTCAGGCTGATGGCACATTGCTATTGGCAACAGATAAA ACGGAGTCAGGACAGGGTGATCTAAGAACACTGGCTAACGTGGTTACATCACTAGCCAACCTGAATGACTCTCTGAAAAACGGAGATACCACAGACAGGCAACTTGAGGACTCGCCCAGTGAGATCACACG TGCCTTCGATACGCTGGCTAAAGCTCTGAATCCCAGTGAGGGGATGGAGGCTCAGAGTCTGTCAGAGGTGGATGGGATGGGTGGACCTACAATACAGGTGATCAGCAGAGATCACATCACACCTCTCATAGAAGTCGAAGGACCTCTGCTTACAGACGCACACGTCAACTTCAGG ttGACAATGCCAAGCCCGATGCCCGAGTACCTGAACGTGCATTACATCTGTGAGTCTGCGTCGCGTCTGCTGTTTCTCTCCATGCACTGGGCACGATCTATCCCAGCATTCCATGCTCTCGG gcAGGAGTGTAACACAGCTCTGGTACGAGCCTGTTGGAATGAGCTGTTTACTCTAGGGCTGGCTCAGTGCACACACATCATGAGTCTGTCTACCATCCTCGCTGCCATCGTCAATCACCTGCAGTCCAGCATACAGGACG TAGACAAGCTATCCAGCGAGCGCATTAAACTGGTCATGGAACACATATGGAAGTTGCAAGAGTTCTGCAACAGCATGTCAAAACTAGAGACAGACGGATACGAGTACGCCTACCTGAAAGCCATTGTCCTCTTCAGTCCAG ATCATCCGGGTTTGAGCAGCTGCAGTCAGATTGAGAAATTCCAGGAAAAAGCACAGATGGAACTTCAGGATTATGTCCAGAAGACCTACCCTGATGATACCTACAG GTTGGCACGTCTCCTGTTGCGTTTACCAGCACTGCGACTGATGAGCTCCAGCATAACGGAGGAACTTTTCTTCACAGGACTTATTGGCAACGTACCAATCGACAGTATCATCCCATACATCCTCAAAATGGAGACTGCTGACTACAACAGCCAAGTTACAGGTCCCTCTGTGTGA
- the mrps25 gene encoding 28S ribosomal protein S25, mitochondrial, whose protein sequence is MPMKGRFPIRRTLEYLQKGEVVFKNSVKIMTVNYNTHGDLSEGARKFVFFNIPQIQYKNPWVQIMMFKNMTPSPFLRFYLGDGEQVLVDVEGKDYKEITQHVKKILGKSDKVLEAEALAKMELSNPANFGPKKYFLRECMSEVEGQVPHPGFVPLPKEMTGKYRAKLAAVSDD, encoded by the exons ATGCCTATGAAAGGCAGATTTCCCATACGGCGGACGCTGGAGTATCTGCAGAAAGGAGAAGTCGTGTTTAAAAACTCGGTGAAGATTATGACTGTCAATTATAACACGCATGGAGATCTGAGCGAAGGAGCAAG GAAGTTTGTGTTCTTCAACATCCCACAAATCCAGTACAAAAATCCCTGGGTTCAAATAATgatgtttaaaaacatgactCCCTCTCCCTTCCTCAGATTCTATCTCG GTGATGGTGAACAAGTGCTGGTGGATGTAGAAGGAAAGGACTATAAAGAAATCACACAGCATGTAAAAAAGATTCTGGGCAAGTCAGA TAAAGTCCTCGAGGCCGAAGCTTTGGCTAAAATGGAGTTGTCGAACCCTGCTAACTTTGGGCCCAAGAAATACTTTCTGCGGGAGTGTATGAGTGAGGTAGAGGGGCAGGTTCCTCATCCGGGTTTTGTGCCTCTTCCCAAAGAGATGACCGGCAAATACCGAGCCAAATTGGCTGCCGTCTCAGACGATTAA
- the nr2c2 gene encoding nuclear receptor subfamily 2 group C member 2 isoform X2 yields MTTTMELLAQQILTTEQVAEVQSSPSDSSVMSASPQRIQIISTDPSITSPQRIQIVTEQQTGQKIQIVTALDSSLPKQQFILTAPDGSGASKVLLASPESSSAKQLIFATADSMVPSRIQFVTDAVSVERLLGKGGDMSRAQPVEYCLVCGDKASGRHYGAVSCEGCKGFFKRSVRKSLTYSCRSNQDCVVNKHHRNRCQFCRLRKCLEMGMKMDSVQSERKPIDLPREKPANCAASTEKIYIRKDLRSPLIATPTFITEKEAPRSGLLDPGMLVNIQQPLIQADGTLLLATDKTESGQGDLRTLANVVTSLANLNDSLKNGDTTDRQLEDSPSEITRAFDTLAKALNPSEGMEAQSLSEVDGMGGPTIQVISRDHITPLIEVEGPLLTDAHVNFRLTMPSPMPEYLNVHYICESASRLLFLSMHWARSIPAFHALGQECNTALVRACWNELFTLGLAQCTHIMSLSTILAAIVNHLQSSIQDDKLSSERIKLVMEHIWKLQEFCNSMSKLETDGYEYAYLKAIVLFSPDHPGLSSCSQIEKFQEKAQMELQDYVQKTYPDDTYRLARLLLRLPALRLMSSSITEELFFTGLIGNVPIDSIIPYILKMETADYNSQVTGPSV; encoded by the exons ATGACAACCACTATGGAGTTGCTGGCTCAGCAAATATTGACGACTGAGCAGGTTGCAGAG GTACAGTCTTCTCCATCTGACAGCTCAGTGATGAGCGCCTCCCCCCAGCGCATTCAGATCATCTCCACTGACCCGTCCATCACCAGCCCACAGCGAATACAG ATTGTGACTGAACAGCAGACAGGTCAGAAGATTCAGATAGTCACCGCGCTGGACTCGAGTTTGCCCAAACAGCAGTTTATCCTGACGGCACCCGATGGCAGTGGAGCGAGCAAAGTCCTCCTGGCATCACCTGAGAGCAGTAGTGCCAAACAGCTCATCTTTGCCACCGCAGACAGTATGGTGCCCAGCCGAATTCAG TTTGTGACTGATGCAGTGTCAGTGGAGAGGCTTCTTGGCAAAGGAGGAGACATGAGTCGAGCCCAGCCTGTAGAATACTGCCTGGTGTGTGGCGATAAAGCATCAG GGCGGCACTATGGTGCGGTGAGCTGTGAAGGTTGTAAGGGGTTCTTCAAGAGAAGCGTACGCAAGAGTTTGACCTACAGCTGCCGCAGTAACCAGGACTGTGTCGTCAATAAACACCATCGCAACCGCTGCCAGTTCTGCAGACTCAGGAAATGCCTGGAGATGGGCATGAAGATGGACT CTGTACAGAGTGAGCGAAAACCCATTGACCTGCCCAGAGAAAAGCCTGCCAACTGCGCTGCGTCCACAGAGAAGATCTACATCCGCAAAGACCTGCGGAGTCCTCTTATCGCAACACCCACCTTCATCACAGAGAAAGAGGCCCCACG GTCTGGCCTGTTGGACCCTGGGATGCTGGTCAATATCCAACAACCTTTAATTCAGGCTGATGGCACATTGCTATTGGCAACAGATAAA ACGGAGTCAGGACAGGGTGATCTAAGAACACTGGCTAACGTGGTTACATCACTAGCCAACCTGAATGACTCTCTGAAAAACGGAGATACCACAGACAGGCAACTTGAGGACTCGCCCAGTGAGATCACACG TGCCTTCGATACGCTGGCTAAAGCTCTGAATCCCAGTGAGGGGATGGAGGCTCAGAGTCTGTCAGAGGTGGATGGGATGGGTGGACCTACAATACAGGTGATCAGCAGAGATCACATCACACCTCTCATAGAAGTCGAAGGACCTCTGCTTACAGACGCACACGTCAACTTCAGG ttGACAATGCCAAGCCCGATGCCCGAGTACCTGAACGTGCATTACATCTGTGAGTCTGCGTCGCGTCTGCTGTTTCTCTCCATGCACTGGGCACGATCTATCCCAGCATTCCATGCTCTCGG gcAGGAGTGTAACACAGCTCTGGTACGAGCCTGTTGGAATGAGCTGTTTACTCTAGGGCTGGCTCAGTGCACACACATCATGAGTCTGTCTACCATCCTCGCTGCCATCGTCAATCACCTGCAGTCCAGCATACAGGACG ACAAGCTATCCAGCGAGCGCATTAAACTGGTCATGGAACACATATGGAAGTTGCAAGAGTTCTGCAACAGCATGTCAAAACTAGAGACAGACGGATACGAGTACGCCTACCTGAAAGCCATTGTCCTCTTCAGTCCAG ATCATCCGGGTTTGAGCAGCTGCAGTCAGATTGAGAAATTCCAGGAAAAAGCACAGATGGAACTTCAGGATTATGTCCAGAAGACCTACCCTGATGATACCTACAG GTTGGCACGTCTCCTGTTGCGTTTACCAGCACTGCGACTGATGAGCTCCAGCATAACGGAGGAACTTTTCTTCACAGGACTTATTGGCAACGTACCAATCGACAGTATCATCCCATACATCCTCAAAATGGAGACTGCTGACTACAACAGCCAAGTTACAGGTCCCTCTGTGTGA
- the LOC130567958 gene encoding rabenosyn-5 isoform X2 produces MASIYQPSLEDSSEVKEGFLCPLCLKDLQSFYQLQDHYEEEHSGDNRHVSGQLKSLVQKAKRAKDKLLKRDGDERTESSYESFYYGGVDPYMWEPQELGATRSHLDAFKKHRAARIDHYVIEVNKCIIRLEKLTSFDRTNMDAAQIRSLEKSLVSWVNDQDVPFCPDCGGKFNIRNRRHHCRLCGSIMCRKCTEFVPLQLAYKLTTGTKEALYAPGSLGQRGSSGAQVAPQIPRRGSISSISSVTSVLEEKDDDRVRCCHHCMDALMRHQNKLEEKDHVPDIVKLYERLRTCMEKVEAKAPEYMHMAESLNAGETAYNLENAAGLRMEIQKYYELIDVLSKKILTLGLKDEVQPHPKALQLQKMVRYAATLFIQEKLLGLTSLPTKGKYEELKEKRKEEQGKRIQQEKQASLEAQKRRSENEKNRPALGANGSVPGPLMTKAGGWLPQSGTRSELDDPLLQQIGNIESFLRQARSANRTDEVAMLEENLRQLQDEFDAQQTSRAIELSRKLAEETDLQQRQIEHLEQRELENKAHTKTSSLDFRDNVQDEEQDEGDLEDHLSADLESKPAKFGNSPPVVRHREEHTPTPQARNPFDAEDFSPVEEGATSSLSVEIMGENNHAANGKKVYNPFEEEEDATEDLDAGTAKSPGNPFEDEDGDEDRGNPFKEVSDGNPAASTNPFEEDDDASIMDDMIEEELLLQQIDNIRAYMFDAKLNGRADEVELLSENLRELHRTLQEQKRKK; encoded by the exons ATGGCCTCCATATATCAACCTTCGTTAGAAGACTCATCTGAGGTGAAGGAGGGCTTTCTATGTCCCCTCTGTCTGAAAGACCTCCAGTCCTTCTACCAGTTACAGGACCACTATGAGGAAGAGCACTCCGGAGACAACCGGCATGTCAGCGGCCAGCTGAAGA GCCTGGTGCAGAAGGCGAAGAGAGCCAAAGACAAGCTGTTGAAACGGGATGGAGACGAGCGGACAGAGAGCAGCTATGAGTCGTTTTATTATGGAGGGGTGGACCCTTACATGTGGGAGCCGCAGGAACTCG GGGCCACCCGCAGTCACTTGGATGCTTTCAAGAAGCACAGAGCTGCAAGAATCGACCATTATGTTATTGAAGTCAACAAATGCATCATACGACTGGAAAAG CTAACCTCCTTCGACAGAACCAATATGGATGCGGCACAGATAAGAT CACTTGAGAAATCCTTGGTGTCATGGGTGAATGATCAAGATGTGCCGTTCTGCCCCGATTGTGGGGGCAAATTCAACATCCGCAACCGCCGCCACCATTGCCGCCTTTGTGGTTCCATTATGTGCAGAAAGTGCACAGAGTTTGTGCCTCTGCAGCTGGCGT aTAAGTTAACCACTGGAACAAAAGAAGCTTTATATGCACCGGGCAGTCTGGGTCAGAGGGGGTCTTCCGGAGCACAGGTCGCACCACAGATCCCTCGCCGTGGCTCCATCAGCAGCATCTCCTCCGTCACCTCTGTTCTGGAGGAGAAAGATGATGATCGGGTGCGCTGCTGTCATCACTGCATGGACGCGCTGATGCGCCATCAGAATAAACTGGAGGAAAAGGATCACGTGCCTGATATTGTCAAACTCTATGAG AGGTTGAGGACGTGTATGGAGAAGGTTGAAGCTAAGGCTCCAGAGTACATGCACATGGCCGAGTCGCTCAA TGCTGGAGAGACCGCTTATAATCTGGAGAATGCTGCTGGATTGAGGAtggaaatacaaaaatactacgAGCTCATCGATGTTCTGAG TAAGAAGATCCTCACACTGGGGTTAAAAGATGAGGTCCAGCCGCACCCTAAAGCCCTACAGCTACAAAAAATGGTGCGTTACGCGGCCACGCTCTTTATACAG GAGAAACTGCTGGGTCTGACGTCCTTGCCTACCAAGGGGAAATATGAGGAGCTGAAGGAGAAGAGGAAGGAGGAGCAAGGGAAAAGGATTCAGCAGGAGAAACAG GCATCTCTAGAGGCACAAAAACGTCGATCTGAAAATGAGAAGAACCGCCCGGCCCTCGGTGCAAACGGAAGCGTTCCAGGTCCCCTTATGACCAAAGCCGGCGGCTGGCTGCCGCAGTCAGGCACTCGCTCTGAGCTGGACGACCCTCTGCTGCAACAGATTGGAAACATAGAGTCCTTTTTACGGCAGGCCCGCTCCGCAAACCGCACCGACGAGGTGGCCATGCTGGAGGAGAACCTGCGGCAGCTTCAGGACGAGTTTGATGCCCAGCAGACCAGCAGAGCCATCGAGCTTTCACGGAAGCTGGCCGAGGAAACGGACCTGCAGCAGAGACAGATTGAACATCTAGAGCAAAGAGAGCTTGAGAACAAAGCCCACACAAAAACATCTTCCTTAGATTTTAGAGACAATGTTCAAGATGAAGAACAGGATGAAGGTGACCTGGAAGATCATTTGAGTGCAGACCTTGAGTCTAAGCCTGCAAAGTTTGGAAACTCTCCACCCGTGGTGAGGCACAGAGAGGAACATACACCAACTCCACAAGCAAGAAACCCATTCGATGCTGAGGATTTCTCTCCAGTTGAGGAAGGAGCAACCAGCTCTTTAAGTGTAGAGATCATGGGGGAAAATAATCATGCAGCCAATGGAAAGAAAGTTTACAACCCatttgaggaggaagaggatGCCACAGAAGATCTAGACGCGGGTACAGCAAAGTCGCCTGGAAATCCTTTCGAAGATGAGGACGGTGATGAAGATAGAGGGAACCCTTTTAAAGAGGTTTCGGATGGGAATCCAGCTGCATCAACCAATCCATTTGAAGAAGACGACGACGCCTCAATAATGGATGACATGATTGAGGAAGAGCTGCTTCTCCAACAGATAGACAATATCCGTGCGTACATGTTTGATGCCAAACTAAACGGGCGTGCAGATGAAGTGGAGCTTTTGTCAGAGAACTTAAGGGAGCTACATCGAACGCTTCAAgagcagaaaagaaaaaaatag
- the nr2c2 gene encoding nuclear receptor subfamily 2 group C member 2 isoform X1 → MTTTMELLAQQILTTEQVAEVQSSPSDSSVMSASPQRIQIISTDPSITSPQRIQIVTEQQTGQKIQIVTALDSSLPKQQFILTAPDGSGASKVLLASPESSSAKQLIFATADSMVPSRIQFVTDAVSVERLLGKGGDMSRAQPVEYCLVCGDKASGRHYGAVSCEGCKGFFKRSVRKSLTYSCRSNQDCVVNKHHRNRCQFCRLRKCLEMGMKMDSVQSERKPIDLPREKPANCAASTEKIYIRKDLRSPLIATPTFITEKEAPRSGLLDPGMLVNIQQPLIQADGTLLLATDKTESGQGDLRTLANVVTSLANLNDSLKNGDTTDRQLEDSPSEITRAFDTLAKALNPSEGMEAQSLSEVDGMGGPTIQVISRDHITPLIEVEGPLLTDAHVNFRLTMPSPMPEYLNVHYICESASRLLFLSMHWARSIPAFHALGQECNTALVRACWNELFTLGLAQCTHIMSLSTILAAIVNHLQSSIQDVDKLSSERIKLVMEHIWKLQEFCNSMSKLETDGYEYAYLKAIVLFSPDHPGLSSCSQIEKFQEKAQMELQDYVQKTYPDDTYRLARLLLRLPALRLMSSSITEELFFTGLIGNVPIDSIIPYILKMETADYNSQVTGPSV, encoded by the exons ATGACAACCACTATGGAGTTGCTGGCTCAGCAAATATTGACGACTGAGCAGGTTGCAGAG GTACAGTCTTCTCCATCTGACAGCTCAGTGATGAGCGCCTCCCCCCAGCGCATTCAGATCATCTCCACTGACCCGTCCATCACCAGCCCACAGCGAATACAG ATTGTGACTGAACAGCAGACAGGTCAGAAGATTCAGATAGTCACCGCGCTGGACTCGAGTTTGCCCAAACAGCAGTTTATCCTGACGGCACCCGATGGCAGTGGAGCGAGCAAAGTCCTCCTGGCATCACCTGAGAGCAGTAGTGCCAAACAGCTCATCTTTGCCACCGCAGACAGTATGGTGCCCAGCCGAATTCAG TTTGTGACTGATGCAGTGTCAGTGGAGAGGCTTCTTGGCAAAGGAGGAGACATGAGTCGAGCCCAGCCTGTAGAATACTGCCTGGTGTGTGGCGATAAAGCATCAG GGCGGCACTATGGTGCGGTGAGCTGTGAAGGTTGTAAGGGGTTCTTCAAGAGAAGCGTACGCAAGAGTTTGACCTACAGCTGCCGCAGTAACCAGGACTGTGTCGTCAATAAACACCATCGCAACCGCTGCCAGTTCTGCAGACTCAGGAAATGCCTGGAGATGGGCATGAAGATGGACT CTGTACAGAGTGAGCGAAAACCCATTGACCTGCCCAGAGAAAAGCCTGCCAACTGCGCTGCGTCCACAGAGAAGATCTACATCCGCAAAGACCTGCGGAGTCCTCTTATCGCAACACCCACCTTCATCACAGAGAAAGAGGCCCCACG GTCTGGCCTGTTGGACCCTGGGATGCTGGTCAATATCCAACAACCTTTAATTCAGGCTGATGGCACATTGCTATTGGCAACAGATAAA ACGGAGTCAGGACAGGGTGATCTAAGAACACTGGCTAACGTGGTTACATCACTAGCCAACCTGAATGACTCTCTGAAAAACGGAGATACCACAGACAGGCAACTTGAGGACTCGCCCAGTGAGATCACACG TGCCTTCGATACGCTGGCTAAAGCTCTGAATCCCAGTGAGGGGATGGAGGCTCAGAGTCTGTCAGAGGTGGATGGGATGGGTGGACCTACAATACAGGTGATCAGCAGAGATCACATCACACCTCTCATAGAAGTCGAAGGACCTCTGCTTACAGACGCACACGTCAACTTCAGG ttGACAATGCCAAGCCCGATGCCCGAGTACCTGAACGTGCATTACATCTGTGAGTCTGCGTCGCGTCTGCTGTTTCTCTCCATGCACTGGGCACGATCTATCCCAGCATTCCATGCTCTCGG gcAGGAGTGTAACACAGCTCTGGTACGAGCCTGTTGGAATGAGCTGTTTACTCTAGGGCTGGCTCAGTGCACACACATCATGAGTCTGTCTACCATCCTCGCTGCCATCGTCAATCACCTGCAGTCCAGCATACAGGACG TAGACAAGCTATCCAGCGAGCGCATTAAACTGGTCATGGAACACATATGGAAGTTGCAAGAGTTCTGCAACAGCATGTCAAAACTAGAGACAGACGGATACGAGTACGCCTACCTGAAAGCCATTGTCCTCTTCAGTCCAG ATCATCCGGGTTTGAGCAGCTGCAGTCAGATTGAGAAATTCCAGGAAAAAGCACAGATGGAACTTCAGGATTATGTCCAGAAGACCTACCCTGATGATACCTACAG GTTGGCACGTCTCCTGTTGCGTTTACCAGCACTGCGACTGATGAGCTCCAGCATAACGGAGGAACTTTTCTTCACAGGACTTATTGGCAACGTACCAATCGACAGTATCATCCCATACATCCTCAAAATGGAGACTGCTGACTACAACAGCCAAGTTACAGGTCCCTCTGTGTGA
- the LOC130567958 gene encoding rabenosyn-5 isoform X1, with translation MLTFNGMFQDELISVQRKPLRIQNQLMASIYQPSLEDSSEVKEGFLCPLCLKDLQSFYQLQDHYEEEHSGDNRHVSGQLKSLVQKAKRAKDKLLKRDGDERTESSYESFYYGGVDPYMWEPQELGATRSHLDAFKKHRAARIDHYVIEVNKCIIRLEKLTSFDRTNMDAAQIRSLEKSLVSWVNDQDVPFCPDCGGKFNIRNRRHHCRLCGSIMCRKCTEFVPLQLAYKLTTGTKEALYAPGSLGQRGSSGAQVAPQIPRRGSISSISSVTSVLEEKDDDRVRCCHHCMDALMRHQNKLEEKDHVPDIVKLYERLRTCMEKVEAKAPEYMHMAESLNAGETAYNLENAAGLRMEIQKYYELIDVLSKKILTLGLKDEVQPHPKALQLQKMVRYAATLFIQEKLLGLTSLPTKGKYEELKEKRKEEQGKRIQQEKQASLEAQKRRSENEKNRPALGANGSVPGPLMTKAGGWLPQSGTRSELDDPLLQQIGNIESFLRQARSANRTDEVAMLEENLRQLQDEFDAQQTSRAIELSRKLAEETDLQQRQIEHLEQRELENKAHTKTSSLDFRDNVQDEEQDEGDLEDHLSADLESKPAKFGNSPPVVRHREEHTPTPQARNPFDAEDFSPVEEGATSSLSVEIMGENNHAANGKKVYNPFEEEEDATEDLDAGTAKSPGNPFEDEDGDEDRGNPFKEVSDGNPAASTNPFEEDDDASIMDDMIEEELLLQQIDNIRAYMFDAKLNGRADEVELLSENLRELHRTLQEQKRKK, from the exons ATGTTGACATTTAACGGGATGTTTCAAGATGAACTGATCTCG GTGCAGCGTAAACCCCTTCGTATCCAAAACCAGCTCATGGCCTCCATATATCAACCTTCGTTAGAAGACTCATCTGAGGTGAAGGAGGGCTTTCTATGTCCCCTCTGTCTGAAAGACCTCCAGTCCTTCTACCAGTTACAGGACCACTATGAGGAAGAGCACTCCGGAGACAACCGGCATGTCAGCGGCCAGCTGAAGA GCCTGGTGCAGAAGGCGAAGAGAGCCAAAGACAAGCTGTTGAAACGGGATGGAGACGAGCGGACAGAGAGCAGCTATGAGTCGTTTTATTATGGAGGGGTGGACCCTTACATGTGGGAGCCGCAGGAACTCG GGGCCACCCGCAGTCACTTGGATGCTTTCAAGAAGCACAGAGCTGCAAGAATCGACCATTATGTTATTGAAGTCAACAAATGCATCATACGACTGGAAAAG CTAACCTCCTTCGACAGAACCAATATGGATGCGGCACAGATAAGAT CACTTGAGAAATCCTTGGTGTCATGGGTGAATGATCAAGATGTGCCGTTCTGCCCCGATTGTGGGGGCAAATTCAACATCCGCAACCGCCGCCACCATTGCCGCCTTTGTGGTTCCATTATGTGCAGAAAGTGCACAGAGTTTGTGCCTCTGCAGCTGGCGT aTAAGTTAACCACTGGAACAAAAGAAGCTTTATATGCACCGGGCAGTCTGGGTCAGAGGGGGTCTTCCGGAGCACAGGTCGCACCACAGATCCCTCGCCGTGGCTCCATCAGCAGCATCTCCTCCGTCACCTCTGTTCTGGAGGAGAAAGATGATGATCGGGTGCGCTGCTGTCATCACTGCATGGACGCGCTGATGCGCCATCAGAATAAACTGGAGGAAAAGGATCACGTGCCTGATATTGTCAAACTCTATGAG AGGTTGAGGACGTGTATGGAGAAGGTTGAAGCTAAGGCTCCAGAGTACATGCACATGGCCGAGTCGCTCAA TGCTGGAGAGACCGCTTATAATCTGGAGAATGCTGCTGGATTGAGGAtggaaatacaaaaatactacgAGCTCATCGATGTTCTGAG TAAGAAGATCCTCACACTGGGGTTAAAAGATGAGGTCCAGCCGCACCCTAAAGCCCTACAGCTACAAAAAATGGTGCGTTACGCGGCCACGCTCTTTATACAG GAGAAACTGCTGGGTCTGACGTCCTTGCCTACCAAGGGGAAATATGAGGAGCTGAAGGAGAAGAGGAAGGAGGAGCAAGGGAAAAGGATTCAGCAGGAGAAACAG GCATCTCTAGAGGCACAAAAACGTCGATCTGAAAATGAGAAGAACCGCCCGGCCCTCGGTGCAAACGGAAGCGTTCCAGGTCCCCTTATGACCAAAGCCGGCGGCTGGCTGCCGCAGTCAGGCACTCGCTCTGAGCTGGACGACCCTCTGCTGCAACAGATTGGAAACATAGAGTCCTTTTTACGGCAGGCCCGCTCCGCAAACCGCACCGACGAGGTGGCCATGCTGGAGGAGAACCTGCGGCAGCTTCAGGACGAGTTTGATGCCCAGCAGACCAGCAGAGCCATCGAGCTTTCACGGAAGCTGGCCGAGGAAACGGACCTGCAGCAGAGACAGATTGAACATCTAGAGCAAAGAGAGCTTGAGAACAAAGCCCACACAAAAACATCTTCCTTAGATTTTAGAGACAATGTTCAAGATGAAGAACAGGATGAAGGTGACCTGGAAGATCATTTGAGTGCAGACCTTGAGTCTAAGCCTGCAAAGTTTGGAAACTCTCCACCCGTGGTGAGGCACAGAGAGGAACATACACCAACTCCACAAGCAAGAAACCCATTCGATGCTGAGGATTTCTCTCCAGTTGAGGAAGGAGCAACCAGCTCTTTAAGTGTAGAGATCATGGGGGAAAATAATCATGCAGCCAATGGAAAGAAAGTTTACAACCCatttgaggaggaagaggatGCCACAGAAGATCTAGACGCGGGTACAGCAAAGTCGCCTGGAAATCCTTTCGAAGATGAGGACGGTGATGAAGATAGAGGGAACCCTTTTAAAGAGGTTTCGGATGGGAATCCAGCTGCATCAACCAATCCATTTGAAGAAGACGACGACGCCTCAATAATGGATGACATGATTGAGGAAGAGCTGCTTCTCCAACAGATAGACAATATCCGTGCGTACATGTTTGATGCCAAACTAAACGGGCGTGCAGATGAAGTGGAGCTTTTGTCAGAGAACTTAAGGGAGCTACATCGAACGCTTCAAgagcagaaaagaaaaaaatag